In Argopecten irradians isolate NY chromosome 11, Ai_NY, whole genome shotgun sequence, one DNA window encodes the following:
- the LOC138335206 gene encoding large ribosomal subunit protein mL43-like, protein MSSRSMPSTFLKNSMQNGLGRYVCQLQRITLNFCKSNACSLGMRDFIEQHLMDFAKANPGVVVYLKPRRHRSPRIVATFLNGNTQTLNMSDLPKEDICKWVEAMRTRSGVPVMRLRKTWHTDTPSIQGAWHPFLFKDPVNNVTSFPDPELYKLPEEESATTRLLKRAEELRQGQLAVNSGSISKSEQISESVESSSGS, encoded by the exons atgTCGTCCCGGTCAATGCCGAGTACGTTCCTGAAGAATTCTATGCAAAATGGACTTGGCCGTTATGTGTGTCAGCTGCAAAGGATAACTTTAAATTTCTGTAAATCAAACGCATGCAGCTTAGGCATGAG aGATTTCATTGAACAACACCTGATGGACTTCGCAAAAGCAAACCCAGGAGTTGTAGTTTACTTGAAGCCAAGGAGACACAGATCACCAAGAATTGTAGCAACATTTC TCAATGGTAATACACAAACACTCAACATGTCTGATTTACCCAAAGAGGACATTTGTAAGTGGGTGGAAGCGATGAGAACGCGATCAGGTGTGCCGGTGATGAGATTGAGAAAGACCTGGCACACGGATACACCCAGCATACAAGGTGCATGGCATCCATTCCTCTTCAAAGATCCTGTAAACAATGTAACATCCTTCCCAGATCCAGAGCTTTATAAACTACCAGAGGAGGAGAGTGCTACAACACGGCTGTTAAAACGAGCAGAAGAACTTAGACAAGGACAGTTAGCTGTGAATTCTGGTAGTATCTCTAAATCAGAACAGATCTCTGAAAGCGTTGAGTCAAGCTCTGGGTCatga